A genomic segment from Actinoplanes sichuanensis encodes:
- a CDS encoding ROK family transcriptional regulator, producing the protein MREAVGEPAPSRPGRGRRPAARESILDAIRASEQLSRVELAAVTGLTEAAVSMTVRRLLDEGLVVETGRTPTGGKPRTLLRLDPAARLAVGVHLDRDVTTFVLTGQTGGVISRLTRPAPSAPTVPPQLPVASPASSAIVSPAPPAAASASSAIVSPAPPAAASASSAIVSPASPAAASLVLSSTPAGGDLLAHLVEGIGTLLAGSGVDHARCLGIGVVWPAPAGGLPPGWDSPPHLRDWDADRLGRRLADETGWPVLVENDATAAAVGEYWVARVGPERAFAALYMGSGIGAGIVADGRALRGGRGAAGEFGHICVEVDGPPCWCGSRGCLEALAGPRTVVVAARSDPTALAETGLGDATGRGVAADFAAVARAARAGAPHCLALLQNSARYVAAAAESVVNLLDVDLVVLTGPGFAAASFVYGPAIMRRVAPADTKTWRRSVTVTVSLAAATASATGAAALVLQSHLRR; encoded by the coding sequence GTGAGGGAAGCGGTCGGCGAGCCGGCACCGAGCCGCCCGGGCCGAGGCCGCCGGCCCGCCGCACGCGAGAGCATCCTCGACGCCATCCGGGCTTCCGAGCAACTCAGCCGGGTCGAGCTCGCCGCCGTGACGGGCCTGACCGAGGCCGCCGTGTCGATGACCGTCCGCCGCCTGTTGGACGAGGGCCTCGTCGTCGAGACCGGCCGCACCCCGACCGGCGGCAAACCGCGCACCCTGCTGCGCCTCGACCCGGCCGCCCGGCTGGCCGTCGGCGTCCACCTCGACCGGGACGTGACCACCTTCGTCCTGACCGGCCAGACCGGCGGCGTGATCTCCCGTCTGACCCGCCCCGCTCCGTCCGCCCCCACCGTTCCCCCGCAACTCCCCGTCGCCTCCCCGGCCTCATCCGCCATCGTGTCGCCGGCCCCGCCTGCCGCCGCCTCGGCCTCATCCGCCATCGTGTCGCCGGCCCCGCCTGCCGCCGCCTCGGCCTCATCCGCCATCGTGTCGCCGGCCTCGCCTGCCGCCGCCTCCCTGGTCTTGTCTTCCACCCCCGCCGGTGGTGACCTGCTCGCCCATCTCGTCGAGGGGATCGGCACGCTGCTCGCCGGGTCCGGCGTGGATCATGCGCGGTGCCTCGGCATCGGCGTCGTCTGGCCGGCCCCGGCCGGCGGCCTGCCACCCGGCTGGGACTCCCCACCGCACCTGCGCGACTGGGACGCCGACCGACTCGGCCGCCGCCTGGCCGACGAGACCGGCTGGCCGGTGCTGGTCGAGAACGACGCGACCGCCGCGGCGGTGGGCGAATACTGGGTGGCCCGCGTCGGCCCGGAACGCGCCTTCGCCGCCCTCTACATGGGCAGCGGGATCGGCGCCGGCATCGTCGCCGACGGCCGGGCCCTGCGCGGCGGGCGCGGCGCGGCCGGCGAATTCGGGCACATCTGCGTCGAGGTCGACGGCCCACCCTGCTGGTGCGGAAGCCGCGGCTGCCTGGAGGCCCTGGCCGGGCCACGCACTGTGGTGGTCGCCGCCCGCTCCGACCCGACCGCGCTGGCCGAGACGGGCCTGGGCGACGCGACCGGCCGCGGCGTCGCCGCCGACTTCGCCGCGGTGGCCCGGGCCGCGCGGGCCGGTGCACCCCATTGCCTGGCCCTGCTGCAGAATTCCGCGCGGTACGTGGCAGCCGCCGCCGAATCGGTGGTGAACCTCCTGGACGTGGACCTGGTGGTGCTGACCGGCCCCGGTTTCGCCGCGGCGTCCTTCGTCTACGGTCCGGCGATCATGCGCCGGGTCGCCCCCGCCGACACCAAGACGTGGCGCCGATCAGTGACGGTCACCGTCTCACTGGCCGCCGCCACCGCCTCGGCCACCGGCGCCGCCGCCCTGGTCCTGCAGTCCCACCTGCGCCGCTGA
- a CDS encoding HEAT repeat domain-containing protein: MLIGEMAQRSGVSARMLRHYESLGLLRPTGRSHAGYREYTGEDIRRIFHIESLRSLGLSLRDVGRALEDPAFTPSGLVEDLIRRTRERIARETELLTRLQRIVTAEPAGWPDVLQVVALLHALGSDRPEDRQRAALATDTAPVQALVEAALNESDPNVAGALRWALAQSGDAGPELLADGLRSPLAEVRQRAVRTLAEIPSETATALLHEALGSTDVAVRRHAALTLGPRGVAETVPILIDMVVHEVNDVDAADALGVLSADPTLAETIAAGLVGCLSPGDASVRRRVTQALADIPGDTATRALTELSRDDDRGVALTAAYILGMR; the protein is encoded by the coding sequence GTGCTGATCGGTGAGATGGCGCAGCGGTCCGGGGTGAGTGCCCGGATGCTGCGCCACTACGAGTCGCTCGGTCTGCTCCGGCCGACCGGGCGCAGTCATGCCGGCTATCGGGAGTACACCGGGGAGGACATCCGGCGGATCTTCCACATCGAGAGCCTGCGGTCGCTGGGGCTGTCGCTGCGGGACGTCGGGCGGGCGCTCGAGGATCCCGCGTTCACCCCGTCCGGCCTGGTCGAGGATCTGATCCGCCGGACCCGGGAGCGCATCGCTCGGGAGACCGAGCTGCTCACCCGACTCCAGCGGATCGTGACCGCGGAACCGGCCGGCTGGCCGGACGTCCTCCAGGTCGTCGCGCTGCTGCACGCGCTCGGCTCGGACCGGCCGGAGGACCGGCAGCGCGCGGCCCTCGCCACCGACACGGCACCGGTGCAGGCCCTGGTCGAGGCGGCCCTGAACGAGTCGGACCCGAACGTCGCCGGCGCCCTTCGGTGGGCGCTGGCCCAGTCGGGGGACGCCGGGCCGGAGCTGCTGGCCGACGGCCTGCGCTCGCCACTGGCCGAGGTTCGCCAACGTGCCGTGCGGACGCTCGCCGAGATCCCCTCCGAAACGGCGACCGCGCTTCTGCACGAGGCCCTGGGCAGTACCGACGTCGCGGTCCGGCGGCACGCGGCCCTGACGCTGGGTCCCCGTGGAGTCGCCGAGACGGTCCCGATCCTGATCGACATGGTCGTACACGAGGTGAACGACGTCGACGCCGCCGATGCCCTGGGCGTATTGTCTGCCGACCCTACCCTGGCCGAGACCATCGCGGCCGGGCTGGTCGGCTGCCTCTCGCCCGGTGACGCGTCGGTACGTCGCCGTGTCACCCAGGCTCTCGCCGACATCCCCGGCGACACCGCCACCCGGGCGCTGACGGAACTGTCCCGGGATGACGACCGTGGTGTCGCGCTGACCGCCGCGTACATCCTGGGAATGCGCTGA
- a CDS encoding endonuclease/exonuclease/phosphatase family protein gives MNDDAATRHTIRVMTWNLWWRFGPDRAARQAGIRAVLTESRPDVLALQETWPGQADELADTLGMHAVFAGPSYPAAPADQEFELGIAVLTRWPILDSAARVLPARHRRWDPVALTVRTAHPAGPLPVVAACLEHAVPYTDDRVAQGAALAEMATDPSLDGPTPVLLLGDLNAAVDSPVLRPIRDVLVDAWTAGDGDPDAITLPSTHPYAPMEAGPQLIDRRIDHVFFRAGRENQQVAVDAVRLAGGEPVGGVHPSDHRAVAVDLRWHG, from the coding sequence GTGAACGACGACGCGGCGACCCGGCACACGATCCGGGTGATGACCTGGAACCTCTGGTGGCGGTTCGGGCCGGACCGGGCGGCCCGGCAAGCCGGCATCCGGGCGGTCCTGACCGAGTCGCGTCCGGATGTGCTGGCGTTGCAGGAGACCTGGCCCGGCCAGGCCGACGAGCTGGCCGACACCCTGGGTATGCACGCCGTGTTCGCCGGACCCTCCTACCCGGCCGCACCCGCCGACCAGGAGTTCGAACTGGGCATCGCCGTGCTCACCCGATGGCCGATTCTGGACAGTGCCGCCCGCGTGCTCCCGGCCCGGCACCGCCGGTGGGATCCGGTGGCGCTGACCGTGCGCACCGCTCATCCGGCCGGTCCGCTGCCGGTGGTCGCGGCCTGTCTGGAGCACGCCGTTCCGTACACCGACGACCGGGTCGCGCAGGGTGCCGCCCTCGCCGAGATGGCCACTGATCCGTCGCTCGACGGGCCGACACCGGTCCTGCTGCTCGGCGATCTGAACGCCGCCGTCGACTCCCCGGTGCTCCGGCCGATCCGGGACGTGCTGGTCGACGCCTGGACGGCCGGTGACGGCGACCCCGACGCGATCACACTGCCGTCGACCCACCCGTACGCTCCGATGGAAGCCGGCCCGCAGCTGATCGACCGCCGGATCGACCACGTCTTCTTCCGCGCCGGACGCGAGAACCAGCAGGTCGCGGTCGATGCGGTGCGGCTCGCCGGCGGCGAGCCGGTGGGCGGCGTACACCCTTCCGATCATCGGGCCGTCGCCGTGGACCTGCGCTGGCACGGCTGA
- a CDS encoding alpha-galactosidase — translation MADFAHLSRDGVSVVLDCRGPALPAIVHWGAALGRVDLDSLALAAAPQPIGFSVDGTVRISILPEQSAGWLGLPGLAGHRDGRAWSSAFVVSGIDQVGVAVQINGFDREAGLDLTVDLELLPGGVLRARARLTSVAPGTYWLQQLMVFLPVPDSAVELLDFTGHHLRERAPQRTAFTHGLRVRENRTGRTGYDSAYVLCAGTAGFANRSGQVWGVHTAFSGGARTVAERDYHGHAALGGGELLLPGEVGLGAGESYTSPWVYGVYGTDGLDSIADRFHTYLRSRPHHPTRPRPVVVNTWEAVYFDHDLDRLTALAQAAAEVGAERFVLDDGWFGSRRDDTSGLGDWTVSADVWPDGLGPLIRVVRSLGMEFGLWVEPEMVNPDSDLARAHPDWIMGVGHRRPPAARSQQVLDLHNADAFNHVLEHLDALLTENDIAYLKWDHNRDLVEAGHPGSGRAGVRDQTLAVYRLLDELRTRHPEVEIESCSSGGGRVDLEILERTDRVWASDCIDAHERVMIQRWTSLLVPLELIGSHVGAPTSHTTHRTLPLSVRAASAVFGHFGIEWDLSLTSPEERDEMTAWVALYKSVRGLLHTGTLVHGDVADPAYSVTGVVGPEDALFALTATATSVSYPPGVVTLPGLDPDRVYHVRPQPPGDVPDGNAAAWGAALPWCTPHGVRLSGRALGASGLRPPVLYPDRVLLVRVTPTEVAE, via the coding sequence GTGGCCGATTTCGCCCATCTGAGCAGGGACGGTGTGAGTGTGGTGCTGGACTGTCGGGGTCCGGCACTGCCGGCGATCGTGCACTGGGGAGCGGCACTCGGTCGCGTCGACCTCGACTCGCTGGCGCTGGCGGCGGCGCCCCAGCCGATCGGGTTCTCGGTGGACGGGACGGTCCGCATCTCGATCCTGCCGGAGCAGTCGGCCGGATGGCTGGGGCTGCCCGGACTCGCCGGACACCGGGATGGCCGTGCATGGTCCAGCGCATTCGTGGTGTCCGGCATCGATCAGGTTGGCGTAGCCGTACAAATCAATGGGTTTGATCGGGAAGCGGGCCTGGACCTGACCGTCGACCTGGAGTTGCTGCCCGGTGGGGTGTTGCGCGCTCGCGCGCGGCTGACCAGTGTGGCGCCGGGGACGTACTGGCTTCAGCAGTTGATGGTTTTTCTGCCGGTTCCGGATTCGGCGGTGGAATTGCTGGATTTCACCGGCCACCATCTGCGGGAGCGGGCGCCACAGCGGACCGCGTTCACGCACGGGCTGCGGGTGCGGGAGAACCGGACCGGGCGGACCGGATACGACTCCGCGTATGTGCTGTGCGCCGGGACGGCCGGCTTCGCCAATCGGTCCGGGCAGGTCTGGGGCGTGCATACGGCGTTCTCCGGTGGGGCCCGGACGGTTGCCGAGCGTGACTATCACGGGCATGCGGCGCTGGGTGGTGGCGAGTTGCTGCTGCCGGGTGAGGTGGGGCTCGGTGCGGGTGAGTCGTACACCTCGCCGTGGGTCTACGGGGTGTACGGGACGGACGGGCTCGACTCGATCGCCGACCGTTTCCACACCTATCTACGGTCTCGCCCGCATCATCCCACCCGCCCGCGGCCCGTCGTCGTCAACACGTGGGAGGCCGTCTACTTCGATCACGATCTCGACCGGCTGACCGCCTTGGCCCAGGCCGCGGCGGAGGTCGGGGCGGAACGGTTCGTGCTCGACGACGGCTGGTTCGGGTCTCGGCGCGACGACACCTCCGGGCTCGGCGACTGGACGGTTTCGGCCGACGTGTGGCCGGACGGGCTCGGGCCGCTGATCCGGGTGGTCCGGTCGCTGGGGATGGAGTTCGGGCTGTGGGTCGAACCGGAGATGGTCAACCCGGACTCGGACCTGGCCCGGGCCCACCCGGACTGGATCATGGGCGTTGGTCACCGTCGGCCACCGGCGGCGCGGTCGCAGCAGGTTCTGGACCTGCACAACGCCGACGCGTTCAACCATGTGCTCGAGCACCTCGACGCCCTGCTGACCGAGAATGACATCGCCTATCTCAAGTGGGACCACAACCGGGATCTGGTCGAGGCCGGACATCCCGGAAGCGGGCGGGCCGGGGTGCGTGACCAGACGCTCGCCGTCTATCGACTGCTGGACGAGCTGCGGACGCGGCATCCCGAGGTGGAGATCGAGTCGTGCTCGTCCGGGGGTGGGCGGGTCGATCTGGAGATCCTGGAGCGGACCGACCGGGTGTGGGCGTCCGACTGCATCGACGCACACGAGCGGGTGATGATCCAGCGCTGGACGTCGTTGCTGGTACCGCTAGAGTTGATCGGTTCGCACGTGGGGGCACCCACGTCGCACACCACACACCGGACACTGCCGTTGTCGGTACGAGCCGCCTCCGCCGTTTTCGGACACTTCGGTATCGAGTGGGATCTGTCGCTCACCTCGCCGGAGGAGCGGGACGAAATGACGGCCTGGGTCGCGCTCTACAAATCGGTCCGCGGGCTGCTGCACACCGGGACGCTCGTGCACGGTGACGTGGCCGATCCCGCCTACTCGGTCACCGGAGTGGTCGGACCCGAGGACGCGCTGTTCGCCCTGACCGCGACGGCGACGAGTGTGTCGTACCCACCGGGTGTGGTGACCCTGCCCGGCCTCGATCCGGACCGCGTCTATCACGTCCGCCCGCAGCCACCGGGCGACGTCCCCGACGGCAACGCCGCAGCCTGGGGCGCTGCGCTACCCTGGTGCACGCCGCACGGCGTCCGCCTCAGCGGGCGCGCGCTGGGCGCCTCCGGGCTCCGGCCGCCGGTGCTCTATCCCGACCGTGTCCTGCTCGTCCGTGTGACCCCGACCGAGGTGGCTGAGTGA
- the map gene encoding type I methionyl aminopeptidase, translated as MIELKSAEEIGRMAVAGQFVGELLAELRGVAAVGVNLMDIEHHARSRIKERGAESCYWDYAPSFGRGPFRNVLCLSVNDAVLHGLPHDYVLRDGDLVSIDMAVGIDGWVADSALSVIVGTPDPADLKLIEATEVALEAGIAAARPGGRLGDVSAAIGEVARSYGYGVNGEFGGHGIGRTMHEDPHVPNSGRARRGMRLDPGLTIAIEPWFCRSTDKIKFDKDGWTIRSADGSRTAHSEHTVAITAAGPQVLTRRP; from the coding sequence GTGATCGAGCTCAAGTCCGCCGAAGAGATCGGCCGGATGGCGGTGGCCGGGCAGTTCGTCGGCGAACTGCTCGCCGAGCTGCGCGGGGTCGCCGCGGTCGGTGTCAACCTGATGGACATCGAGCACCACGCCCGCAGCCGGATCAAGGAGCGCGGCGCCGAGTCCTGCTACTGGGACTACGCACCGTCGTTCGGCCGCGGCCCGTTCCGTAACGTGCTCTGCCTGTCGGTCAACGACGCCGTCCTGCACGGCCTGCCGCACGACTACGTGCTGCGCGACGGCGACCTGGTCAGCATCGACATGGCGGTCGGCATCGACGGCTGGGTCGCCGACTCGGCGCTCTCGGTCATCGTCGGCACCCCCGACCCGGCCGACCTGAAGCTGATCGAGGCCACCGAAGTCGCCCTCGAGGCGGGCATCGCGGCGGCCCGGCCCGGCGGCCGTCTCGGCGACGTGTCGGCGGCGATCGGCGAGGTCGCGCGCTCCTACGGCTACGGCGTCAACGGCGAGTTCGGCGGCCACGGCATCGGCCGCACCATGCACGAGGACCCGCACGTCCCGAACAGCGGCCGGGCCCGCCGTGGCATGCGCCTCGACCCGGGTCTCACGATCGCCATCGAGCCGTGGTTCTGCCGATCCACTGACAAGATCAAGTTCGACAAGGACGGCTGGACGATCCGCTCCGCCGACGGCTCCCGCACCGCCCACTCCGAACACACCGTCGCCATCACCGCCGCCGGCCCGCAGGTCCTCACCCGCCGCCCCTGA
- a CDS encoding glycoside hydrolase family 2 protein, which translates to MLKTDLHTGWTVRAAGGPVPPEIAAAPVPATVPGTVHTDLLDAGLIPDPYLGGNEADLSWFHRSAWRYDTTVTAAPAGPGERLDLVFDGLDTVATITLGDEELGRTANMHRGYRFDVRHLVTGGDVPLGIRFDSALEYAERIEQQLGSRPRPYPHPFNAVRKMACSFGWDWGPDLQTAGIWKGVRLERWHTARLAEVRPLATLDSDGRTGRLTVHVTVERAAEEQLRVELTAGFLRAEAVIAPGSDRTVLELEVPGAPVWWPTGHGDQPLTDVAVTLSSGSETLDTYATRVGFRSVRLDETPDAYGSRFTLVVNEREIFVRGLNWIPEDHLLTRITRADLEAAVDRAVAANANLLRIWGGGIWESDEFYQVCDERGVLVWQDFPLACAAYSEEDPIRSEILAEARENVARLAPHPSLILWNGGNENIWGHEDWDWKAELNGATWGARYYYEDFPALLAELDPSRPYHPGSPSSPGHDPETVHPNDDRYGTRHEWDAWNREDYTHHANFVPRFCSEFGWQAPPTWATLTSAIAPEDLRKESPVFLLHQKAEDGNGKLDRGLAHHMRVPTDFGDWHWATQLNQARATTYAVEHLRSHAPRTMGSVIWQLNDCWPVTSWAVVDGAGRLKPSWFALRRAYHPVLLSIRERDGRIVLAVINDRAEPWREGARLRRVRFDGAVQFETAVDVDVAPRSVALIELDAELLAVSETDREVLVADAGGLRAIHLFAEDKDLHYDPAAVRAHTVAIEGGYSVTVTAASFARDIALLADRVAPDAVVDDMLIDLLPGETHTFTVRTAATVDGEAFSAPEVLRSANALTLPAKVG; encoded by the coding sequence ATGCTCAAGACCGACCTGCACACCGGCTGGACCGTCCGGGCCGCCGGTGGACCGGTCCCGCCGGAGATCGCCGCCGCCCCGGTGCCCGCAACCGTCCCCGGCACCGTGCACACCGACCTGCTCGACGCCGGTCTGATCCCCGACCCGTATCTGGGTGGCAACGAGGCCGACCTGAGCTGGTTCCACCGCAGCGCCTGGCGTTACGACACCACGGTCACCGCCGCCCCGGCCGGGCCCGGCGAGCGCCTCGACCTGGTGTTCGACGGCCTCGACACGGTCGCCACCATCACCCTCGGCGACGAGGAACTGGGTCGCACCGCCAACATGCACCGCGGATACCGGTTCGACGTGCGGCACCTGGTGACCGGCGGCGACGTTCCGCTCGGCATCCGCTTCGACTCGGCCCTGGAGTACGCCGAGCGGATCGAGCAGCAGCTCGGCAGCCGCCCCCGGCCGTACCCGCACCCGTTCAACGCGGTCCGCAAGATGGCCTGCTCGTTCGGCTGGGACTGGGGCCCCGACCTGCAGACCGCCGGCATCTGGAAGGGCGTGCGCCTGGAGCGCTGGCACACCGCCCGGCTCGCCGAGGTCCGCCCGCTGGCCACCCTCGACAGTGACGGGCGCACCGGCCGGCTGACCGTGCACGTCACCGTCGAACGCGCCGCCGAGGAGCAACTCCGCGTCGAGCTGACGGCCGGTTTTCTGCGCGCCGAGGCCGTCATCGCGCCCGGCTCCGACCGTACCGTCCTGGAATTGGAAGTCCCCGGCGCACCGGTCTGGTGGCCGACCGGCCACGGTGACCAACCGCTCACCGACGTCGCCGTCACCCTCTCCAGCGGATCGGAGACACTCGACACCTACGCCACCCGGGTCGGTTTCCGGTCCGTTCGCCTCGACGAGACCCCCGATGCGTACGGCAGCCGGTTCACCCTGGTCGTCAACGAGCGGGAGATCTTCGTCCGCGGCCTGAACTGGATCCCCGAGGACCACCTCCTGACCCGGATCACCCGCGCCGATCTGGAAGCCGCGGTCGACCGGGCCGTCGCCGCGAACGCGAACCTGCTGCGGATCTGGGGCGGCGGCATCTGGGAGTCCGACGAGTTCTACCAGGTCTGCGACGAGCGTGGCGTGCTGGTCTGGCAGGACTTCCCGCTGGCCTGCGCCGCGTACAGCGAGGAGGACCCGATCCGGTCGGAGATCCTCGCCGAGGCCCGGGAAAATGTGGCCCGCCTCGCCCCGCACCCGTCGCTGATCCTGTGGAACGGCGGCAACGAGAACATCTGGGGCCACGAGGACTGGGACTGGAAGGCCGAGTTGAACGGCGCCACCTGGGGCGCCCGCTACTACTACGAGGACTTCCCGGCGCTGCTGGCCGAGCTCGACCCGTCCCGGCCCTACCACCCGGGCAGCCCGTCCAGCCCCGGTCACGATCCGGAGACCGTGCACCCCAACGACGACCGGTACGGCACACGGCACGAGTGGGACGCCTGGAACCGGGAGGACTACACCCACCACGCGAACTTCGTGCCGCGGTTCTGCTCCGAGTTCGGCTGGCAGGCGCCACCCACCTGGGCCACCCTGACCTCGGCGATCGCCCCGGAGGACCTGCGCAAGGAATCACCGGTGTTCCTGCTGCACCAGAAGGCGGAGGACGGCAACGGCAAACTCGACCGCGGGCTCGCCCACCACATGCGGGTGCCGACCGACTTCGGGGACTGGCACTGGGCCACCCAGCTCAACCAGGCCCGCGCCACCACCTACGCGGTCGAGCACCTGCGCAGCCACGCCCCACGCACCATGGGCAGCGTCATCTGGCAGCTCAACGACTGCTGGCCGGTCACCTCGTGGGCCGTCGTGGACGGGGCCGGGCGACTCAAACCCTCGTGGTTCGCGCTGCGTCGGGCGTACCACCCGGTCCTGCTCTCGATCCGGGAGCGGGACGGACGGATCGTCCTGGCCGTGATCAACGACCGTGCGGAACCCTGGCGCGAAGGCGCCCGCCTGCGGCGCGTCCGGTTCGACGGCGCCGTCCAGTTCGAGACCGCCGTGGATGTCGACGTCGCGCCGAGGTCGGTGGCGCTGATCGAACTCGACGCCGAACTGCTCGCGGTGTCCGAAACCGATCGTGAGGTGCTGGTCGCCGACGCCGGTGGGCTGCGCGCGATCCACCTGTTCGCCGAGGACAAAGACCTGCACTACGACCCGGCCGCGGTCCGGGCGCACACCGTCGCGATCGAGGGCGGATACTCGGTGACCGTGACCGCCGCATCGTTCGCCCGCGACATCGCGCTGCTCGCCGACCGGGTCGCGCCCGACGCCGTCGTCGACGACATGCTGATCGACCTGCTGCCCGGCGAGACCCACACGTTCACCGTCCGCACCGCGGCCACCGTCGACGGCGAGGCCTTCAGCGCACCCGAGGTGCTGCGCTCGGCGAACGCGCTCACCCTGCCGGCCAAGGTCGGCTGA
- a CDS encoding HEAT repeat domain-containing protein: MQALQGLENTSSSVRLQAVMAIGTAPDPGYVDGLIGRCAVEPDFYVRDMLTWAITRHPAAVTVPRLVEQVRSANPRARSQALHTLSKVGDRAAWPAITRELLTDGDDEVARTAWRTAVVLVPEDEKPMLAEVLMSQLGRGDRATRLSLSRALIGLGATIVPALEAAKTSTDPHVAGHAVATRRLLDDPDAGFELAVDEAIRIVALGPDAQEK, from the coding sequence ATGCAGGCTCTCCAGGGGTTGGAGAACACCAGTTCGTCGGTGCGGTTGCAGGCCGTGATGGCCATCGGCACCGCGCCGGACCCGGGGTATGTCGACGGGCTCATCGGCAGGTGCGCGGTGGAGCCGGACTTCTACGTGCGGGACATGCTCACCTGGGCGATCACCCGGCATCCGGCGGCGGTGACGGTGCCACGGCTGGTCGAGCAGGTTCGGTCGGCGAATCCGCGGGCACGTAGTCAGGCGCTGCACACGCTGTCGAAGGTCGGGGACCGGGCGGCGTGGCCGGCGATCACCCGGGAGCTGCTGACCGACGGTGACGACGAGGTGGCCCGGACCGCGTGGCGGACCGCGGTCGTGCTGGTGCCCGAGGACGAGAAACCGATGCTGGCCGAGGTGCTCATGTCGCAGCTCGGGCGGGGTGACCGGGCGACCCGGCTCAGTCTGAGCCGGGCGCTGATCGGGCTCGGTGCGACAATCGTCCCGGCCCTGGAGGCCGCGAAGACGAGCACCGACCCGCACGTCGCCGGGCACGCGGTCGCCACCCGGCGGCTGCTGGACGACCCGGACGCCGGGTTCGAGCTCGCCGTCGACGAGGCGATCCGCATCGTGGCGCTCGGCCCGGACGCGCAGGAGAAGTGA
- a CDS encoding ABC transporter ATP-binding protein, with product MTRLEARGLVKEYRSRSTRLRAVDDVGFTLDHGRTVALVGQSGSGKSTIAKLLLQLERPTAGEILLDGQPVARRGAGLVRYRRLVQMVFQDPFASLNPHHDVAHHLARPLRLHHPELSRADIDARIRQLLERVQLDPGLAGRRPHELSGGQRQRVAIARALAPAPGILIADEPVSMLDVSIRLGVLNLLATLQREEDLGVLYITHDLATARHFSDDILVMYRGRIVERGPADEVILNPRHEYTRLLADATPSPSRRFGPAGSLGPQDA from the coding sequence GTGACCCGGCTGGAGGCCCGTGGCCTGGTCAAGGAGTACCGGTCACGGTCGACCCGGTTGCGGGCCGTCGACGACGTCGGGTTCACCCTCGACCACGGCCGGACCGTCGCGCTGGTCGGGCAGAGCGGCAGCGGCAAGTCGACGATCGCCAAACTGCTGCTCCAGCTGGAACGCCCGACCGCCGGCGAGATCCTGCTCGACGGGCAGCCGGTCGCCCGCCGCGGCGCCGGGCTGGTCCGCTACCGGCGACTGGTCCAGATGGTGTTCCAGGATCCGTTCGCGTCGCTCAACCCGCATCACGACGTCGCCCACCACCTGGCCCGTCCGTTGCGCCTGCACCACCCCGAGCTCAGTCGTGCCGACATCGACGCCCGGATCCGTCAGCTGCTCGAACGCGTCCAGCTCGACCCCGGACTGGCCGGTCGCCGCCCGCACGAGCTCTCCGGCGGCCAGCGGCAGCGGGTCGCCATCGCCCGGGCGCTGGCCCCGGCGCCGGGCATCCTGATCGCCGACGAACCGGTCTCGATGCTCGACGTTTCGATCCGGCTCGGTGTGCTCAATCTGCTGGCCACCCTGCAGCGCGAGGAGGACCTCGGTGTCCTCTACATCACCCACGACCTGGCCACGGCCCGGCACTTCTCGGACGACATCCTGGTCATGTACCGCGGGCGGATCGTCGAGCGCGGACCCGCCGACGAGGTGATCCTCAACCCGAGACACGAGTACACCCGGCTGCTGGCCGATGCCACCCCGAGCCCGTCCCGTCGTTTCGGCCCGGCCGGGTCGCTCGGCCCTCAGGACGCCTGA
- a CDS encoding helix-turn-helix domain-containing protein: MVRQPLTAEQIAAGRRLGAALRAARGARSLVEVALAAGISPETLRKIETGRLPAPAFGTVVCLSQALDIPLSDLADVWLADTLISQAS; this comes from the coding sequence ATGGTTCGCCAACCGCTCACCGCCGAACAGATCGCCGCGGGCCGGCGTCTCGGGGCCGCGCTCCGGGCCGCGCGAGGCGCACGCAGTCTGGTCGAGGTGGCTCTGGCGGCCGGCATCTCGCCGGAGACCCTACGCAAGATCGAGACGGGCCGGCTGCCCGCACCGGCGTTCGGCACGGTCGTCTGCCTCAGCCAGGCCCTCGACATCCCGCTCAGCGATCTGGCCGACGTCTGGCTCGCCGACACCCTGATCAGTCAGGCGTCCTGA